CCAGTAGCCTCCGATCTTGTTGTGCCGGTCGATCCAGTAGTAGAGGTTGGCCAGGCCTGCCCAGGCGAGAGAGCCTGCGGGACGGCCCGTGGGTGCTTCGGTTTCGTTGGTCATGAACGTGTAGCACCAGCCCTTGCGCTGGCCAGGGAAGAACTCGGCGTCGTTCGACAGCGACCCGATGACACCCGGAAGCATCTTCACGGTCAGGTCGCCGAGGTCGTTCCTGGTCGCCCACTCGACGGTGTCGGGGCGGAGGATGACGGTGCCGTCGTCTGCCTTGCCGTCGTTGAGCCACATCCGGATGAAGGCGAGATAGTCACCGACGGTGGAGAACAGTCCGTGCCCACCCATGTCGACCTCGGGCGGGGTGGGGATGACGAAATCGGTGGCCTGGAGCCCGTCGTCGGTGCGCTGGTGCATGGTCGCCAGACGCGCACGCATGTCGTCGGACGGAGTGAAGGACGTCGATGTCATGCCGAGTGGGTCGAGGACTCGTGTCTTCAGCGCCTCGCCGAGGCGGGTGCCGACGATGCCTTCGATCACCTGGCCTGCCCAGTCGATATTCGAGCCGTACTCCCACTGGGTGCCGGGATCGAACAGCAGCGGTGTCTTGAGCGCGTCCTTGGTGGCGGTGACGATGCTGGGCTGACCGTGGTTCTCGGCGAGGCGGTTGTACGTCTCGTTGAAGAAGTCGTATCCGAAGCCGGCGGTGTGCAGCAGTAGTTGGCGGGTCGTGATGTCGGTCTTCGGTGCTCGCAGCAGCGGCTCACCGTTCGAGTCGAAGCCCTCGATGACCTGGAGTTCGCCGATCGCGGGCGCGTACTCCTCGGCCGGGGAATCCAGGTCGAGATCACCGGATTCCACGAGTTGCAGCGCCACGGTGCCGGTGAGGGCTTTGGTGGTCGAGAAGATGCTGAAGACGGTGTCATCGGTCATCGGTTGATCGTTGTCGACAGACCGCACCCCGGCGGACTCGATGAACAGGGCTTCCTGGTCGTTCGTCATGCCCGCTACTACTCCGGGCACGGCACCGCTGTTCACCGTGGTGTGGATGACTTCGCGGGCTGAGTCGACGACGCGCTGGGTATCGGACATGGGAGGTTGTTCCTCTCGTTCGGTCGACAGTGACGCTGCTCCAAGTTTCATGAACGTGTGATGGGTGTCTCAACCGACGCGGCGGCGCAGTTTCGCTCTGTTTCCCCGCCGAATGGCGGGTCCCTCGGTCGAGCGGTCGCCGTATTCTCGATCCGAGTCTTCGAGGAGGTGACGTGACGATGGCCCGAGCCGTGCCCCATCCACCATTCGATGCCGAACTCAAGGCGGGATTGGCTGTGGTAGGCGGTATGTTCCCTCCGACCATCACTGCGGACCTGATCGAGTTCATGCGTACGTCCTATGCGTCCCCTCCGATGGACGAGGAATTCGACCGCCGGCGGATCGCGGTGAACGACGTGACCTTCCCCGGGGGTGATGGCGCTGCCGTCAACGCTGCGGTGCTTCGTTCCCGGGACTTCAGCGGGCCCCGTCCTGCGGTGCTGTACGCGCACTCCGGAGGATTGATGTTCGGAGACATGTTCAGCGGCCTGGACCTGGTGCTGGACTGGGTGACCGAACTGGGGGCGGTTCTTGTCACGGTCGATTATCGTTTGGCCCCTGAGTATCCCGACCCCTACCCGCGTGAGGACATGTATGCCGCCCTGGAGTGGTTGGCTGCGCATGTCACCGATCTGGACGTGCGGGCGGACCGGATCCTGGTCGCCGGTGCCAGCTCCGGTGGCGGACTGGCAGCCGGTCTCGCGCTGGCTGCGCGGGACCGCGGTGGTCCCCGGTTGTGTGGGCAGGTGCTCGACTATCCGATGCTCGACGACCGGTGCATGACCGCTTCGATCGAGCAGTTCGACGGTATCGGTGTGTGGGACCGGATCAGCAACGAAACCGGCTGGACCGCCCTGCTGGGTGAGCAGCGGGGCACCGACCTTGTCTCGCCGTATGCAGCCCCGGCCCGCGCGCAGAATCTGCGCGGATTGCCGC
This is a stretch of genomic DNA from Rhodococcus rhodochrous. It encodes these proteins:
- a CDS encoding alpha/beta hydrolase, whose amino-acid sequence is MARAVPHPPFDAELKAGLAVVGGMFPPTITADLIEFMRTSYASPPMDEEFDRRRIAVNDVTFPGGDGAAVNAAVLRSRDFSGPRPAVLYAHSGGLMFGDMFSGLDLVLDWVTELGAVLVTVDYRLAPEYPDPYPREDMYAALEWLAAHVTDLDVRADRILVAGASSGGGLAAGLALAARDRGGPRLCGQVLDYPMLDDRCMTASIEQFDGIGVWDRISNETGWTALLGEQRGTDLVSPYAAPARAQNLRGLPPAFIDVGAAEIFRDEAIDYANRIWQAGGDAELHVWSGAFHACDIFAPHTSVGRSMIRTRNTWVEKILAD
- a CDS encoding serine hydrolase domain-containing protein, whose product is MSDTQRVVDSAREVIHTTVNSGAVPGVVAGMTNDQEALFIESAGVRSVDNDQPMTDDTVFSIFSTTKALTGTVALQLVESGDLDLDSPAEEYAPAIGELQVIEGFDSNGEPLLRAPKTDITTRQLLLHTAGFGYDFFNETYNRLAENHGQPSIVTATKDALKTPLLFDPGTQWEYGSNIDWAGQVIEGIVGTRLGEALKTRVLDPLGMTSTSFTPSDDMRARLATMHQRTDDGLQATDFVIPTPPEVDMGGHGLFSTVGDYLAFIRMWLNDGKADDGTVILRPDTVEWATRNDLGDLTVKMLPGVIGSLSNDAEFFPGQRKGWCYTFMTNETEAPTGRPAGSLAWAGLANLYYWIDRHNKIGGYWATQIFPFADPGSLGGYLDMETAVYRALS